One Stratiformator vulcanicus genomic window, CAGCGCGGGCCGATCGACCGCACTTCGGACCGGAACGACTCAGCGGCTTAGCAACGAAGAAGGCCCGCCGCACCTCGAAAGGTACGGCGGGCCAACGGATCGCGGGGATCCGATCCAGGTTCAGGTCGTTTCAAACTGTCTTACTTTGACCAATCAGCAATAGGGGTAACGGCATTGATCGGCTGATCGGACGAGTTCGCAATGGATCAATGCACGCGGGTCTTGAAGGAGATGATCGCACCGTCTTTCGGGGTCATCGGTTCGTCGAAGGTGAAGGTCAAGATTTGGCTGCCCTCGCCGTTGGGAGCGACGTCGAGACTCGCAGCAACGTCGGACGTGCCGCTGTCGGGGATGTATTCGAGCCGCGGGGTCAGGTTGTCGACCAGTTTCACATCGGTGAGTGGTCGGCCGCCGGTGTTGTCGATTCGGATCGTGAAGGTGATCACGTCGCCCGGCTGCGCGAACTCGCGATCCGCCAATTTGACGACACGCATCACGCCCGGATCACGACCTTCCTCGATGCCCACGATCTCGGCTTCGCGGAACAGCACCGCCACTTCGTTCGCACCGGCGACACTCGCGGTGGCGATCGGGTTCTGGTTGCGACTCCACGTGACGGCTGCATGCATCGCTTGGGAGAGCACTGGCATCTCGTCGCGTTGAATCTGGCCGATCCGCACGAACGTCAGTTCCTGATACAGATTGATCAGCTTGACGTGTTCGAGCAGCGACTCGTTTCGTTCCAACCCGGCTAAGCCAGACTGGCTTTCGATACCGCCGGCCCGCTCGCGGAGGCGAACGTCGGCCAGACGATCCCGTTGAATCTTCGTGTCGAGCCGATCGCCTTGAGCCAATGCGATGATGCCGTCACTGGTCTCGGCTTCGCCGGCCGATTCGACGATATGACCGCCGGCGGCTCCACTAATCGACCGGACTTCGCCGAAGCGGGGGGCATAGACGCAGACGCGATTACTTTCGGTAAAGCGAATCTTGCCGGTCAGGTCGCGGTATTGGGCGACGGTGTCTTCGGTATCGAGTCCGCCGAGGCCGTCATCGTCAAAGTGAATCGGGAGCGCTCGGTCACCGCCATCACAAAGATATTCGTCCGAGCCCGGGCCGCCGGGAATACAGACGGCACCGGCTGCTCCGTATGGGCCGCACCGTCCGCCGACAGCGTTTGCACCGGCGCCGGGTGGGCAAACCAAGCCGTTGGCAGCGCCGGTCATCCCCGGTGGGCACCAATCATTCGATTGACCGACCGGAGCGATGGCCTCGCGACGTTCGGCGGGGCGGAAGGACACGGCGATATCGCTGCTGCGTTGAGATCCTGTCGTTGCGAATTCGTGTCCGGACGTCAGTTGGATATCGGACTGCTTCTCAACCCGCGGACTTGAGATCCGCGTCACGCCGGCCTCTTCGACTTGGCGATGCCGGTATTCTTCGACAACTTTGACCTGACTCGATTCGACGGGGAGGTTCCCGCCACCGTAAGAAACGTCGTCTCTCAGACTGAAGTCGCTCTTCGGTTGATTGACCGACTGACTGATCGATGCGCAGGAGCAAAGCCCGCAGAGCATCGCTGCGGCGAGCAGCAGCGAGGGCGAAGTCATCTTCAACTTTCGGCGGCCGATTGTGAGTTGCGTGGTCTTCATTTCGTCGCCGCTCACCGTAGGACTGCTGATTGAGTTGCTGGCTGAAACAAGCCCGAGGCGTAAGACACCGGGGAAATTGCTGATTGATCGACCATCGGCTTGCGCCTCCGGCTGGTATCGAAATCGCTTCTACTTTGGCAAATGCGGCGGCGCGATGCCGACGGGCGGGCCGCCCGTGTGATTCGCAGCCGGCCAGATCGGACCGCCGGGGCCGTAAAAGGTGGGTTCGGGATAATTCGGGTCGGGAGTCCGACCGCCGATGCGCACAATCGCGATCGGACGTCCGCGAAGTTCCGCCTCGGCCAGCAAATTGGCTCGCGGCGGGAAGTCGGCGACTTCAAACTTGCCGGGCTCGATCGCGGGGGCCGCGAATTGAGGGGTTTCCAAGTGCAGCACTTTCGTGACCAAACGGCCCGACAGTGCGATTTCGATTTCTTCGGTCGTGAATCGAACAGGTGCGGGGAAGTCGGCTTCGCGACCGGGCGGCGGGGCCGTGCGGCCCAGCACTTCGACCGACGGGTACAACTCGACGCCCGGGAAGTTGGTCAGTTCCGACAGGACGACCCGGTAGGTGTAGCCGACCGCCAATCCGATGCGACCGTCTTCGGAGGTCGGGACCGGCTCGGCCGGTCCACGGGCAAACACGCGTGACCGTGCTCCGCCTTCGACCACGAATTGGACGAACTGAAAATCACCGGGGCAGGGCGGATTCACCTGTGTGGCCAGCAACGCGTTAACACCGACCGGCAATTTGGCGTTGAACGGGTGATAGGGCTTCGGCGAGGGCCGCGGAAAGCGCCGGAGGTCTTGGCCGAAAGCGGAAGTCACGGAGAACGTCGATGCCATCAACAGTCCGCACAGCAGAACCGTGGTGACTCTCAGGCATCCCCGCATCGTATTCATTCTCGATGGGAACCGGTTCACGTCAGCATCCGTTGCGAGGAATCGTCTCGTCGCTGATTTCATCGCCGATCCAATCTCGAATCGCATTGCCGACTTTTCGAGTGGCACGGACAACGTCCGTGCGGCGTAGCCGCCAGAGCATTCCGTTGCCGACCACGTTCGACATGGGATGCCGGACTGGTCGAGGCATTTCTACCCAAGTGCTCGTGTCGCTATGCGACCCGGACGTTGTCCGGGCCACTCGCTCCGCTTTTCTTCCGCTACTCCCTTCCGGTACTTGCCGGAAGGGAGCGTTGTCCTTCGTCCGTCCGCCGCTTCCTACTTCCAGGGCTGCTGCGGCGGCGGCATCGGCGATCCGGGGGCGACCATGCCACCGGGGTAGTTCACTTCGCCCGGCCCGTAGGTCGGGTGCGACTCTTCGTAGTACATGTAACTGACGGGCTTCGGCAGTTTGATGCCCGGCTTGTGCTTCACGTCAACATTGAAGTGGTTGACAGGTCCGCCGAC contains:
- a CDS encoding DUF11 domain-containing protein — encoded protein: MKTTQLTIGRRKLKMTSPSLLLAAAMLCGLCSCASISQSVNQPKSDFSLRDDVSYGGGNLPVESSQVKVVEEYRHRQVEEAGVTRISSPRVEKQSDIQLTSGHEFATTGSQRSSDIAVSFRPAERREAIAPVGQSNDWCPPGMTGAANGLVCPPGAGANAVGGRCGPYGAAGAVCIPGGPGSDEYLCDGGDRALPIHFDDDGLGGLDTEDTVAQYRDLTGKIRFTESNRVCVYAPRFGEVRSISGAAGGHIVESAGEAETSDGIIALAQGDRLDTKIQRDRLADVRLRERAGGIESQSGLAGLERNESLLEHVKLINLYQELTFVRIGQIQRDEMPVLSQAMHAAVTWSRNQNPIATASVAGANEVAVLFREAEIVGIEEGRDPGVMRVVKLADREFAQPGDVITFTIRIDNTGGRPLTDVKLVDNLTPRLEYIPDSGTSDVAASLDVAPNGEGSQILTFTFDEPMTPKDGAIISFKTRVH